The sequence TCCAGCCGATTTTTAGTGTTAAGTGCGCTAACGCCGGCTGTCATGATGAATACAGAGCCGGTGGTTTAAGTTTGCTAACGTGGGCTGAAGCTACAAGTTCCACACGGATAATCTTTCCGTATGATCCCGATCAAAGTGTGCTTGTGTGGACTATTGAATTGAGGTCCGGATTCCCTGTCATGCCGCCTGTAGGTTTTCCATACTTAACTCCCGATCAAATTGAAGGGGTAAGAACTTGGATAAAAGAAGGTGCATTAAATAATTAAACTTATTTATATCCAATCTTCCTGCAAATACCATTTGCACGTGCGTTTAATTCCCTCCTCAATTGAAATTTTCTGACTGTAACCAAAATCTCTCATAGCTTTTGAAGTATCACAAATCCATGCGTGCTGAGTCAAATCCTTTGCTTTCTCGATATTTAAAGTTGCAGGTTTGCTGCTGAACATTGAAAAGAATTGGGCAAATGCTGCAATTCCAAAAACAATAAAATGAGGAACGATTAATTTGATTGGTTTTCTAGCAAGGGTTTTAGAAGTGACTTCACCTACCTCTTTCCATGTATAAAATTTTTCTGATGAGATAAAATAAATCTCACCGACGGATTTTTCTGAGACAGCAGCAAGGTATAATCCCTCAACCAGGTCGGAAACATGAATAAGGCTGACAAGTTTGTTATCGAAACCTACAATTGTTGTTAATCCTTTGCTGAAAGTTTTGAAGTAGATTAAAATCTCAGTATCTCTTTCACCATAAACTGCTGGTGCGCGGCAAATAGTAATGGGAAGCACATCCATAAAAACCTTTGCCACCTCCTCCTCAGCAAGTTTACTCTTTCCGTAAGTGGTAATTGGATTGCAAGGTGAAGTTTCGTCAACTGCTTTTTCATTCTTTGAAGGACCAACTGCAGTTAGGCTGCTGACAATTACAAATTTCTTAATTGTAGATTTGAATTTTAGCGCAGTCTCGAGCAAAGTTTTTGTTGTTTCAACATTTCCTTGAAAATAGCCTGCAGTTGTTTTAGATTTTACGACGCCTGCCACATGAAAAATATAATTAGCACCAACAAATGCTTTTCTGAGTTTGGATTCATCATTCAAGCCGCAATCATAAATTCTAACATTTTTTTCTTTTAACCATTTCAGATTACTTGACTTTCGGGTTATACACCTGACTTCAAAATCCCTGGATAATAATAAATCAACGAGATGACTTCCGACAAATCCCGTCGCTCCTGTTACGATTGCAATTGGTTTATTCATAATAAAATAATTAATCCTTCAATTTTAGATGTCTAAAATTCACGTAAATAACTTTACTATGCAATAGTGATTTATAAATCTTTTAATTAAATTTTCATAGAGATTTACGAACAATATCTAAAATGTACGAACACATCAGAATAAAAAAAATAATTGTCTTGCTTTTAACTTCGCTTCTAATTTACCATTCTGGCGGGTTCATATTAATTTACACTCCTGCTTCCTTTCTTATAAAAAAAGTAACTAAAGAATTAATAAGAAGCGAAATGATAGATTTTCCTGTTGTTAAATTTTCATTCTCACTTGAAGAAATTAATTCCGGGATTGAAGGTTTGCACTGGATTCACGAAAAAGAATTCCGATATAATGGCAATATGTATGACATTGTCAAAAAAGAAACCGCCGGCGACAGAGTGATTTATTATTGTTTTGCCGATAAGAAAGAAGATCTCCTCGAGACTTCTTTCGAAGTTCATTTTCAAAATGGAAAAGAGACCAGGTCACTTGAGTCTAATACTCATAAAATAAATTTATTATCACTGTCGGACTGGATAGCTCAGCCGGCTAATTGTCGTTCAATACTTTTTGCTCTGGGATACTTATTCCCGGCGGCAAGTGAAAGCGAATTAACTCCATTTCTAAATGTTATAACCCCCCCGCCAGAGAACATTTTCTCCTAAATATTTTATACATAATTTTAACTGCATGTCGTTTAGCGAAAGTTAAATAATTGTTCTCGCTAAGAATATTGTATTTAATTCAGCATTGCAGTTTTAAATCATTTTTAAAAAAGGAAAGAGAAAAAAATGTTTAAGATAACGTTTACAGTTCTGATTCTCTTATTTATCTCACTAACTTTGGGAACAAAAGCCTATTGTCAAACCGGTGATTCAGAACAAAAAATTAAAACAACTTATGCCGACACAATTAAATATCAGACTGATGAAGTGGTTGTAACTGGAACAAGAGTGGAACAAAAAATAATTGACATCCCCTACCCTGTTTACCGTATTAATAATTATCAATTTCAGTTTGATAGAAAAGTATCAATTAACGATGTATTGATTTCAATTCCCGGTGTTTTCATGCAATCGCGGTATGGAAACCATGATGTTCGAATATCAATCAGAGGATTTGGAAGCCGATCTAACACAGGTATTCGCGGGATTAGAATTTTACTTGATGGCATTCCTGAATCGGAACCTGATGGGCAAACCAGGGTCGAAGCCATTGATTTCAATGCGCTTGGAAGCATAGAAGTAGTTAAGGGAAACTTATCCTCGCTTTATACCAATGCGCCGGGTGGGGTTATTAATTTCATTAATGATATAAACTTTGATAATTCATTTATCAAAAGTTTTAACGAATTTGGTTCTTTTGGTATGAGACAAAACGGAATCAAAGCGGGAGTTAAAGGAGATGGTTATAAACTTATGGTAAATTATAATTATCACAACTATGAAGGTTACAGAGCGCATAGTCAGGATTACTGGCACATTCTTAATACTGTGCTTGAAACAAATCTTGGCAAAAAAACGAATTTGCAGATACTTGGTTATTTCGCAAACGGTATAATAAAATTACCCGGCTCGTTGACGCAAGATGAATTTTTGGCTTGACCCCTACCAATCTGCCGAGCGTGAAATTGATTTTGATTTCAGGCGTGTCACAAAGAAAGGACGAATTGGTTTACGATTCAATAATTATTTTGATGATGAAAAGAATCATCAATTTGAATTAACAACTTATGGAACAATAAAATATTTTGAGCGAGTTTCAAAATCTTACAGAGTATTTAATAGATACGGATTAGGAAGTACTGCGAGATATATTTTTAGAGCTAAAGTTGGCGAAAGAAAAAATGAATTCTCAATTGGCAATGACTTATTCTACCAAACCGGACCGATTGAAGAATACAACACTGTTAACGGACAGAAAGATGATATCTTAAATTTTCTTAGCGATGAATCTATAAGCAATGTTGGTTTCTACGCGCAAAATAATTTTGAAATTCTGCCCGATCAATTTTCACTTTTGGTTTCGGGAAGATATGATAATGTAATATTCGATAATAAGAACCAACAACTTGCTGCGCAAAATTCAAATCGCCGATTTGAAGCATTTACACCCAAAGCTGCATTCAATTTTAAGCTTACACCCTCCATTGCAGTTTATACTTCTTATGGGCTAAGCTTCGATAGTCCTGCAGGCAATGAGCTTGATAATTTCCCGCTAAGTTCTGATCCCGGGAAATTACTAAATCCGGATCTTCAACCTCAAAAATCTAAAAACTTTGAAGTTGGCATAAAAGGAAATATTATTTCTTTTGATTCTCAATTTTTCCGGAATATTAATTTCGAAGCAACATTTTTCAATACTAAAATTGAAGATGAAATTGTCCCATTTGAAATCTTTGGTGATGTATTCTTTCGAAATTCTGCAACAACAAATCGGCTGGGTATCGAACTCGGTGGTGAGGCAGAAATTTTAAGCGGATTAAATATGAAACTATCCTATACATATTCGGATTTTTCTTATGACAGTTACTCCGCCGAAGTAATTGATCTTAATTCACTCAATAATATTATTACATCTATTCAAGATTTTGGTGGAAATGTTTCTCCAAGTGTACCAAAGCACAATATTTTCAGTGCGTTAGCATACCGACATTTTCTAACAAATGAAATTTCTGCTTTTGTCAGGGCAACTTACAATCACGTAAGTGGAATGTACGTGAATGATCAAAATTCCGAAAAGACTTCCGACTATAATATTGTTGGTGCAAGTATTGGTTCTGACATTGTTTTAAATAACTTAAATTTATTACTTTCAGTTGGAATGAATAATATTTTTGATAGAACCTATGTTGGATTCATAAATATTAATTCAACCAATGGAAGATTTTATGAAGCAGGCGAGCCACAAACCTTTTATGGCAGTCTGAATGTTAGTTATAGACTTTAGTTAGGAATTTTTTATTTTTTGTCAGCCGGTTAATTCAACAAATTTTCCGGCTGATTCATTTATTCATTTTTAGGAAGACCGATGAAAATAATTTATTATTTCTTTTTATTAAGCTTTTTTGTTTTTGATTATGTAGCATTTGCCCAATACAATTTCAGACAGGATGGGGCTTTATCAATATCAGAAAACTATCGTATTCATCCAAGTACTGTAACACAAAGTGAAGTTTTTATTACCGTGCATCCAAATAATCCTGATATTCTATTTTCATCTGCCAACACATTTACGCCTAACCCATTCTTCATCGGAGAAGGAGTCTATACAACAACGAATGGAGGGACAAGCTGGTATGGTAAAGATACACTTAATGGAGGAAATATTTTTTTCCATGGGGGTGAACCGGGAATAACAATTACTGAGAAGGGAAGATTTATAGTCACCAGGGTGGGTAGAGCACCCTTTTATGGTTTGTATTCCCACTATTCAACTGATAACGGAATTACTTGGTCTAACTCTGTAACCATCAGTCAAAATGAAAATGAATATAAAGCGGTATTGACAACGGATGCATTTTCAGGCAGCACTTTTAATGGAAGAGTTTATGCAGCATGGACAAGATTTACACCACCCTACCCTATTATGTTCACATATTCCGACAATGGCGCTGAAAGTTGGATTACACCTAAACAAATCAATAACCCAACTCTTCGCTCAAATGGAGCAGATCTTACGATTGACCAAAGCGGCAAGTTGTATGCTTGCTGGGCAGGGGTACAAGATGTATCACCTTTTACTGAAATCAAAATCGGATTTGCGACTTCTACCGACGGCGGAATCACCTGGAACTCCGATGATAATAAAATTAATATGAACGGCATTAGCGGCGTGTTAAGCGACAAGGCGAATATTCGTGTGAACGGTCTGCCGCGAATTGGAATAGATACAACAGCCGGACAAAGAAACGGCTGGCTTTATATTGTTACTACTCAAATAAATTTAGCTCCTGCAGGAACTGATCCGGATATTATCTTAAATCGTTCTACTGATGGCGGCAGTACCTGGTCATCAGGAATTAGAGTGAATCAGGATGCTTTGAACAATCATAAAATTCAATACTTCCCTGCTCTTCATATTGATCATACAGGAGCCATTAATATTCTTTATTATGACGATCGCAAGACAACCTCTGATTCGGCTGGAGTTTTTCTATCTCGCTCAACTAATGGTGGGGATACATGGATTGACTATGAAGTTTCGGATCATAATTTTATGCCGCAGCCTATTGGCGGATTAGGCGCTGGATACCAAGGCGACAACATTGGACTTACTGCTAATGGTAAATTTATTTTTCCTGCTTGGATGGATAATTCAAGCGGCATTTATCAACTTTGGACAGCGCCGATAAGTTTTACAACTGTAAATGTTGAAAATCAGAATACTATAATTTCACCCACACAATTTTCACTATTACAGAACTACCCCAACCCCTTTAACCCGGCAACTACAATTAGTTTTAATCTTCCAACAAAAAGTTTCACCACCCTTCGTATATTTGATGCGCTGGGTAATCTTGTTCAGACTTTGGTGAATGAAGAATTGAACGCCGGGAAATATGAAAAAATATTTGACGCCTCTAATTTATCAAGCGGAGTTTATATTTATTCGATTCAAACCAAAGACTTCACCGAATCTCATGGGATGATTCTAATTAAATAGAGCGTATGCTTATTCAGCAAATCTCAAATTAATAAGTTACCTCACACATTTGTCATGCTGATGGCATTGCCTCAGAATGACATAAATGTAAACTTTGCGTAAGGTGACTTAATAACTCGCGTTACGCAAAACGGCAAATCTCCGAGGTTTCGATGAATTGGTTTATGAAAATATTTTCAATTAAACACTAACAAACAGCCTCAGGAAGATGCTATTTACAAAACCTTGGAGGTTTTATACTCACCTGCGTAAGATGACTTAATAATTCAACTTCCCAACAACTAAAATAACTTAGGACAGCGATTAAAAAGTTTACTGGAGAATATTACAGTTTAACTCAGATTTTTCATGGCTGTACTTCCAAAGTTGGAAATGGCGCTCTGAAGTTTCATGATGGCACTTCCAAAGTTGGAAATAGGGCTCTGAAGCTTCATGGCGGCACTTCCAAAGTTAGAAATAGGGCTTTGAAGCTTCAAGGTGGTACTTTCAAAGTTGGAAATAGGACTTTGAAGCTTCATAGTGGCATTTCCAAAATCGGAAATAGAACTTTGAACGTTCATGGTCATATTTCCAAAGTTGGAAAGCCAAAATGGCGGGAAAAAGTAGAATTTGACATTCACCGTAGTTGACATCACATAAGTTCAGTTTTACAGAGAATTTTCAAATCTTTCCACATCCGTCTTGCAATTTGATAATGAGATGAGTTTTCAGAATTAACTCGTTACAATTATTAAGAGGACTTGTCAGTCGCATCACGCAAAATAAAATGCATTCATCTTTTACAGAAAATCAAATGTTAATTTTCGATTAAATTTATCTAAATCAGATTTAATAAAATATTAAAATGAAATAATCTTTGCTATATTCTCATAGTTATTTTTCTACTTTGTTCAATGTATGTGTCATTCCATCTATTTGATAAAAATTCTCTAAAAAAAATAATATTAAGGAGGCTAATTGAAAAAGCTATATTTCTTTTTTACACTAATATTTCTAATAAACTTACCAACTTTTGCTCAATTGAGTAAGACAAGTTGGGCAGTCGAGTTTGGCGGTACTTACCCGCGTTTTATAAGTGTATCCGGGACTGGTTATTCTGCTAATACTAACTTTGGCGGATATATCGCATTAAGGAGGATGTTTACCGAGCACCTCGCATTGCGGCTCAGCGGTAACTACACTTATATGACATCAAATTACTACGACGACCTCGGCGGGTTAAATACCCAAAACCTTAATCACCTCGCCGGCAACTTAGATGTGATTTACAATTTTATGCCCTGCGAGACTGCCACTCCCTTTTTTGCATTTGGATTGGGAATTACAAATTTCACTTCCGATAATTCTTACACAACTACTATGGATGCGAACTTCTGGGGTTATCAAATGAATTTAGGAATGGGTGTTGAATGGAAACTATCTGATGATTTTAGTTTTAATACTGAAGCCGAATATATCACGGCATCAAATAATAAAATTGATGGCAATGATAGACAGAATGAAAACACAAAAGGTTTGCTCGGAGGCAACGGTGATACTTATATGAAATTGAATGCCGGTATAATGTGGTATTTCTTGAAAGGAGAACCTTCAGAGCTTTGTGATAAATGCCCGGAAGGCGTTCGTGAAATAATTAGAGAAATTCCGGTTGTTAGTCAAACCCCTCCAACAGAAATAATCAAAGTCATAAAAGACACTGTTTATATTAAAGAGCCAGCTTTATTTGGAGTTCATTTTGAGTTTGATAAATTCTCATTCAGTCCGGAGTCTTATCCAATTCTTGAACATGCAGTTCAAGTGCTGCAAGAAAATCCCGATATAAAAATATTAATCACCGGACATACCGATAGTTATGGCACAAATGATGACAATAAAATTTTAT is a genomic window of Ignavibacteriales bacterium containing:
- a CDS encoding T9SS type A sorting domain-containing protein, which codes for MKIIYYFFLLSFFVFDYVAFAQYNFRQDGALSISENYRIHPSTVTQSEVFITVHPNNPDILFSSANTFTPNPFFIGEGVYTTTNGGTSWYGKDTLNGGNIFFHGGEPGITITEKGRFIVTRVGRAPFYGLYSHYSTDNGITWSNSVTISQNENEYKAVLTTDAFSGSTFNGRVYAAWTRFTPPYPIMFTYSDNGAESWITPKQINNPTLRSNGADLTIDQSGKLYACWAGVQDVSPFTEIKIGFATSTDGGITWNSDDNKINMNGISGVLSDKANIRVNGLPRIGIDTTAGQRNGWLYIVTTQINLAPAGTDPDIILNRSTDGGSTWSSGIRVNQDALNNHKIQYFPALHIDHTGAINILYYDDRKTTSDSAGVFLSRSTNGGDTWIDYEVSDHNFMPQPIGGLGAGYQGDNIGLTANGKFIFPAWMDNSSGIYQLWTAPISFTTVNVENQNTIISPTQFSLLQNYPNPFNPATTISFNLPTKSFTTLRIFDALGNLVQTLVNEELNAGKYEKIFDASNLSSGVYIYSIQTKDFTESHGMILIK
- a CDS encoding TonB-dependent receptor, with the translated sequence MNFWLDPYQSAEREIDFDFRRVTKKGRIGLRFNNYFDDEKNHQFELTTYGTIKYFERVSKSYRVFNRYGLGSTARYIFRAKVGERKNEFSIGNDLFYQTGPIEEYNTVNGQKDDILNFLSDESISNVGFYAQNNFEILPDQFSLLVSGRYDNVIFDNKNQQLAAQNSNRRFEAFTPKAAFNFKLTPSIAVYTSYGLSFDSPAGNELDNFPLSSDPGKLLNPDLQPQKSKNFEVGIKGNIISFDSQFFRNINFEATFFNTKIEDEIVPFEIFGDVFFRNSATTNRLGIELGGEAEILSGLNMKLSYTYSDFSYDSYSAEVIDLNSLNNIITSIQDFGGNVSPSVPKHNIFSALAYRHFLTNEISAFVRATYNHVSGMYVNDQNSEKTSDYNIVGASIGSDIVLNNLNLLLSVGMNNIFDRTYVGFININSTNGRFYEAGEPQTFYGSLNVSYRL
- a CDS encoding OmpA family protein; amino-acid sequence: MKKLYFFFTLIFLINLPTFAQLSKTSWAVEFGGTYPRFISVSGTGYSANTNFGGYIALRRMFTEHLALRLSGNYTYMTSNYYDDLGGLNTQNLNHLAGNLDVIYNFMPCETATPFFAFGLGITNFTSDNSYTTTMDANFWGYQMNLGMGVEWKLSDDFSFNTEAEYITASNNKIDGNDRQNENTKGLLGGNGDTYMKLNAGIMWYFLKGEPSELCDKCPEGVREIIREIPVVSQTPPTEIIKVIKDTVYIKEPALFGVHFEFDKFSFSPESYPILEHAVQVLQENPDIKILITGHTDSYGTNDDNKILSYKRVDAVYSYLTSNGISAARISKESYGETKNVRENDTAINRAFNRRVEFIILSK
- a CDS encoding NAD(P)-dependent oxidoreductase, translated to MMNKPIAIVTGATGFVGSHLVDLLLSRDFEVRCITRKSSNLKWLKEKNVRIYDCGLNDESKLRKAFVGANYIFHVAGVVKSKTTAGYFQGNVETTKTLLETALKFKSTIKKFVIVSSLTAVGPSKNEKAVDETSPCNPITTYGKSKLAEEEVAKVFMDVLPITICRAPAVYGERDTEILIYFKTFSKGLTTIVGFDNKLVSLIHVSDLVEGLYLAAVSEKSVGEIYFISSEKFYTWKEVGEVTSKTLARKPIKLIVPHFIVFGIAAFAQFFSMFSSKPATLNIEKAKDLTQHAWICDTSKAMRDFGYSQKISIEEGIKRTCKWYLQEDWI
- a CDS encoding Plug domain-containing protein → MFKITFTVLILLFISLTLGTKAYCQTGDSEQKIKTTYADTIKYQTDEVVVTGTRVEQKIIDIPYPVYRINNYQFQFDRKVSINDVLISIPGVFMQSRYGNHDVRISIRGFGSRSNTGIRGIRILLDGIPESEPDGQTRVEAIDFNALGSIEVVKGNLSSLYTNAPGGVINFINDINFDNSFIKSFNEFGSFGMRQNGIKAGVKGDGYKLMVNYNYHNYEGYRAHSQDYWHILNTVLETNLGKKTNLQILGYFANGIIKLPGSLTQDEFLA